The genomic segment CGACGCTGCCAAACTTCGCCACCAACAACGACAGCAACCTCGCAGCGGTGGGCGGCATCCTCTCGGTCATGTTCTTCGGCGGGCTGCTGACCCAGCTGGTGGGCGGGCCGATCACCGACCGCTTCGGCGACCGCCCGGTGATGATCATCGGGCTGGTGGTGATGGCGCTGGGCATCGCGGGCGTGGCGGCTAGCCCGGTGCTGGCGCTCACGCTGGCCTGCGCGGGACTCGCAGGCATGGGGCGCGGCTTTATCGCGCTCAGCTCGCACCTAGTGGTGGCCAGGGTGTACGAAGATAGCACCTCGGCCTTCAACGCGCTGAACGTGTTCTACGGCGTGGGCGCGATCGCCGGGCCTGCGCTGGCGGGCGGCGCGATCGCGCTGTGGGGCACGGCCATCCCGGTGATCTGGCTGGGCGCGCTGCTGCTGCTGGCCCTGCTGCCGCTGGCGCTGATGCTGGATGGCGGCGCAGCTGCCCATGGTCAGGATGGCAGCGCGGCGGTGATGGACTGGGGCGCGCTGCGCCAGCCGGTGCTGTGGATCTTCAGCGTGATCCTGCTGCTCTACGTGGGCAGCGAGACCGGCTTCGGCGGCTGGGTCTCGACCTACCTCGAGCGTACGCTGGGCACCGATGGCGCGACCGCCTCGCTGATGACCGGCGGCTTCTGGGTGGCGATCACGGTGGGCCGCGTGATCGCGTCGGCGATCGGCGGCAGGGTCAGCGCGCCCACGCTGATGCTGGGCAGCCTGATCGGCTCGGTGGTGGGCGCGCTGCTGGTGCTGCTGAGCATGGGCAACACCGCGATGAGCATCATCGCGATCATCGTGCTGGGCATCAGCTTCGGGCCGCTCTACCCCACCACCCTGGCGGTCGTCACCAACGCCTTCCGGCGCGCGCCGGGCGTGGCCACCAGCGCGGCCTCGGCCATGGGTGCGCTGGGCGGCACGCTGCTGCCGTGGGTGCACGGCAACCTGATCGAATATAGCGGCCCCACCGCCAGCGTGGCGCTGACCATTGGCACCACCACCACCATGCTGGTGCTGCTGGTGGCCTATCGCACGCTGGGCCGCCCAGCCCGCGCCGAGGCCGCCCAGCCCGCCCCGCTTGGTTAGGTAAACTGGCACTCATGGGGCGGCGTAGACCTCAAGCAGCCGCCCCGCGACCCGCCGCACCTCGGCATCCGCATCCCGCGCCGCCGCCTCCACCAGGGGGCGCAGCTCGGGCCAGTGCGGGTAAGCGATGCCCCAGAGCGCCGCGATGCGCAGATTCGGCTCGGGGTCGGCCATCGCGCGCTCGAACGCCGGAAGAAACGCCGCATCGAACGGGCGCGCGGTCAGGGCGATGCCCAGCTGGTAGATAGCGCTGCCGCGTGCGCGGGCGTCTCCCTCCTGCGCGCACCGCTCAAGCAGCTCGGCATCGCTATACAGCGCAACGGTCGCGCGGATCTGCGCAAGCGGGCGATCGACATCATCGCCATGAACGATGAAATAGCGCGCCTCGAAGATATCTTTATGCTCTTCAAGGTAGAAGATCTTCGTCTGCGAGCTGTTGCCCTTGAACGAAAGCGTGTAGGGCGATTTGTCGCTCTCCTCTACCTCATCGAGCCACAGCCAGTAGTGGGCATCTGCCACATCAAACACCACATCTGGGGTAACTGATGGCTTCGCAATCCGATAGACCGCGCGCATGCCGATCATCCCTGTAACCCCGTGCTGCGCACCACGATCTCGCCGCTCATACCGCCGTAGATCAGCAGGCGTCTGTCCTGCGAAAACATGATCGCTCCAAGGTGCGCGCCATAGTGCGACTGGTAGATCACATCCCTGCCTGGGTAGGCGTAGAGCGACACCTGACGGTAGCCCGCCACCGCCAGCCATGCCCCATCGGGCGAGAAGCCCAGGTCGGCACAGCGCGGCACCTGGCCGCCCGCGCTGAACGGAGCGCCCGGCTCCAGCTGACCGGTCGCGAGGCTGAGCACATAGGGGCCACGGTGTGGCTCGAACGATACCAGCAGCTGTCGCTGATCGGGGCTGAACCAGGCCTGCTCGATCGGCGTAGCCAGCGCGCTCACCAGCGAATCATCGGCGGGATCGAGCTGGTAGGTCCGGATCAGCTGGCCGGTCTCGCTTGCAGCCAGGCAGATCTGGGGAGGGCCGCTGGTGGGCCGCCGCCCGCGCATCACGAGGGCAAGCGTGGCGGCATCTGGCGAAAGGCAGGCGTGGCAGCACTCGTAGTGCTCATCGCCCGTTGGGATGGCGATCCGCCGTATGACCGTGCCGTCGGCAGCGCGGATGAAGACCAGATCGTCGCCAGAGACACACAGCAGATCGCCCGCAACGGTCCAGGCAAGCGTGCGCAGCAGCGGGACACGATTTGCCGCATTGGGGTAGGCGAGCACGGTGGTCGCGCCAGTAGCGAGATCATAGCAGCAAACCTGCCATGGATCGGCGTCGATGGTATAGGCCAGCCTGGTACCATCGGGCGAGAAGCGCATGCTGTAGATCAGCGGGCGGTCGAGCAGCGCGCGCGGCGGCACGGCGCAGAGCAGCCGCATGCGGCCTGAGGCCACGTCGATGGCATAGATCTGCGCCTCGCGGGTCTTCGCGTCCTGCACCGCCACGGCCAGCGCACCCAGGCGGTCGCTGTAGGCCAGCACATCGGATCGGAAGGCGTGGGGGGCGCAGCACACGAGGCGCACATCGCCAAGATGCTCGCCCGCCCCTAGCTCGACCAAGCCCGCGCGCATCTTCCGGTAGACCTCGGATTCAAAGGCGCGCGCCGCATCATCAGGGCTGGCGTACTCCTTCCGGCGCTCGCGCAGCCTATCTGGCGCGAGGC from the Chloroflexia bacterium SDU3-3 genome contains:
- a CDS encoding MFS transporter, yielding MNLNNVISFYGDTLQTQQGGLLTQQNRIGAATDVICAGSYGMIQNDLELAYLGIPQTTASQIMWLPSFLWKAIRTTMKKLSPRSVLIISGLSLVILGIITAGIGPTLPNFATNNDSNLAAVGGILSVMFFGGLLTQLVGGPITDRFGDRPVMIIGLVVMALGIAGVAASPVLALTLACAGLAGMGRGFIALSSHLVVARVYEDSTSAFNALNVFYGVGAIAGPALAGGAIALWGTAIPVIWLGALLLLALLPLALMLDGGAAAHGQDGSAAVMDWGALRQPVLWIFSVILLLYVGSETGFGGWVSTYLERTLGTDGATASLMTGGFWVAITVGRVIASAIGGRVSAPTLMLGSLIGSVVGALLVLLSMGNTAMSIIAIIVLGISFGPLYPTTLAVVTNAFRRAPGVATSAASAMGALGGTLLPWVHGNLIEYSGPTASVALTIGTTTTMLVLLVAYRTLGRPARAEAAQPAPLG